From Acidothermus cellulolyticus 11B, a single genomic window includes:
- a CDS encoding NADH-quinone oxidoreductase subunit A — translation MFSYVPIFALFLLAGGFAVFSVIAGSLTGPKRYNRAKYDAYECGIEPTPQPIGGGRFPVKYYLTAMLFIVFDIEIIFLYPWAVAYGDMGVFGLVEMLLFIVTVLIAYVYVWRRGGLEWD, via the coding sequence ATGTTCAGCTATGTCCCGATCTTTGCCCTGTTCCTGCTCGCCGGCGGCTTCGCCGTCTTCTCGGTCATCGCCGGATCGCTGACCGGTCCCAAGCGGTACAACCGGGCCAAGTACGACGCGTACGAATGCGGCATTGAACCGACGCCGCAACCGATCGGCGGCGGACGGTTTCCGGTGAAGTACTACCTCACCGCCATGCTCTTCATCGTCTTCGACATTGAAATCATCTTCTTGTATCCGTGGGCGGTGGCATACGGCGACATGGGCGTTTTCGGCCTGGTGGAGATGCTGCTCTTCATCGTCACGGTGTTGATTGCGTACGTGTACGTGTGGCGGCGCGGTGGACTGGAGTGGGATTGA
- a CDS encoding NuoB/complex I 20 kDa subunit family protein, whose amino-acid sequence MGIEEKIPGGFLLTTVEKAVGWVRKSSLWPATFGLACCAIEMMATGAGRYDLARFGMEVFRASPRQADLMIVAGRVSQKMAPVLRQIYDQMPEPKWVLAMGVCASSGGMFNNYAIVQGVDHVVPVDMYLPGCPPRPEMLMHAILELHEKIKSTKLGVHAVREAHEREEAAKHALPTHSMKGLLR is encoded by the coding sequence ATGGGCATTGAGGAGAAAATTCCCGGCGGTTTTCTGCTCACCACGGTCGAGAAGGCCGTCGGATGGGTGCGAAAGAGCTCGCTGTGGCCGGCGACGTTCGGTCTTGCCTGCTGCGCCATTGAGATGATGGCGACCGGTGCCGGCCGGTATGACTTGGCCCGTTTCGGCATGGAGGTATTCCGCGCGTCACCCCGGCAGGCGGACCTGATGATTGTCGCCGGCCGGGTGAGCCAGAAGATGGCGCCGGTGCTCCGGCAGATTTACGACCAGATGCCGGAGCCGAAGTGGGTGCTCGCGATGGGCGTGTGCGCGTCCTCCGGGGGCATGTTCAACAACTACGCCATCGTGCAAGGCGTGGACCACGTCGTCCCCGTCGACATGTACCTGCCGGGATGCCCGCCGCGTCCGGAGATGCTCATGCACGCCATTCTCGAATTGCACGAGAAAATCAAGTCGACGAAGCTCGGCGTGCACGCCGTCCGTGAAGCGCACGAACGCGAAGAAGCGGCGAAACACGCGCTGCCGACGCACTCGATGAAGGGGTTGCTGCGATGA
- a CDS encoding NADH-quinone oxidoreductase subunit D, with protein sequence MTTTDPFDVLDPTAPVYTVTGGDWQDIVSDIADRHPDRIVVNMGPQHPSTHGVLRLVLELEGETVTQARVVVGYLHTGIEKNCEYRTYTQAVTFLTRADYLSPLFTETAYCLAVEKLLGITDQIPERANVIRVMMMELNRIASHLVWLATGGMEIGALSAMLYGFREREMILDIFEMITGLRMNHAYIRPGGVIQDLPPGAVEKIREFLDIMPARIDEYHDLLTGQPIWVRRLKGVGYLDLTGAVALGATGPIMRAAGYPWDLRKVAPYCGYETYDFEVPTQTDGDCFARYLVRMDEMRESLKIIEQCLDRLRPGPVMVEDKKIAWPAKLALGPDGMGNSLDHIRHIMATSMEALIHHFKLVTEGFHVPPGQVYVPVESPRGELGVHLVSDGGTKPYRVHLREPSFVNLQTVAAVCEGGMVADVIAAVASIDPVMGGCDR encoded by the coding sequence ATGACGACAACCGACCCGTTCGACGTCCTCGATCCGACCGCCCCGGTGTACACGGTCACCGGCGGCGACTGGCAGGACATTGTCAGTGACATTGCCGACCGGCATCCGGATCGGATCGTCGTCAACATGGGTCCGCAGCATCCGTCGACGCACGGCGTGCTGCGTCTCGTCCTCGAACTCGAGGGAGAGACCGTCACCCAGGCCCGGGTGGTCGTCGGATACCTGCACACCGGGATCGAGAAGAACTGCGAGTACCGCACCTACACCCAGGCGGTCACGTTTCTCACTCGGGCAGATTACCTTTCGCCGCTGTTCACCGAGACCGCCTACTGCCTGGCCGTCGAGAAACTCCTCGGCATCACCGACCAGATTCCGGAGCGGGCGAACGTCATCCGCGTCATGATGATGGAGCTCAACCGCATCGCCTCCCACCTGGTCTGGCTCGCCACCGGCGGGATGGAGATCGGCGCGCTCTCGGCGATGCTCTACGGTTTCCGTGAGCGTGAGATGATCCTCGACATCTTCGAAATGATTACCGGTCTGCGGATGAACCACGCCTACATCCGGCCCGGCGGGGTCATCCAGGATCTGCCGCCCGGCGCAGTGGAGAAAATCCGGGAATTTCTCGACATCATGCCGGCCCGTATCGACGAATACCATGATTTGCTGACCGGCCAGCCGATCTGGGTGCGGCGGTTGAAGGGCGTTGGATATCTCGACCTCACCGGAGCGGTCGCACTCGGCGCCACAGGCCCGATCATGCGGGCGGCCGGCTACCCGTGGGATCTGCGCAAAGTGGCGCCGTACTGCGGTTACGAGACGTATGACTTTGAGGTCCCGACGCAGACGGACGGGGATTGCTTCGCGCGTTATCTCGTCCGCATGGACGAAATGCGGGAGTCGCTGAAAATTATCGAACAGTGCCTGGACCGGCTGCGCCCCGGTCCGGTCATGGTCGAGGACAAGAAAATCGCCTGGCCGGCGAAACTCGCCCTCGGCCCGGACGGCATGGGCAATTCCCTCGACCACATCCGCCACATCATGGCGACGTCGATGGAAGCGCTCATCCACCACTTCAAACTGGTCACCGAGGGTTTTCACGTGCCGCCCGGCCAGGTGTACGTGCCCGTCGAATCGCCGCGCGGCGAGCTCGGCGTCCATCTGGTGAGCGACGGAGGCACCAAGCCGTACCGTGTGCACCTGCGGGAACCATCGTTCGTTAACCTGCAGACCGTGGCTGCGGTCTGTGAAGGCGGCATGGTCGCCGACGTCATTGCCGCGGTGGCCAGCATTGATCCGGTGATGGGTGGGTGTGACCGATGA
- the nuoE gene encoding NADH-quinone oxidoreductase subunit NuoE codes for MTANGATPGGVPPAHDGTGAAAHRTPLIAFDPRLGPAAAAADPLSADAQQRIRERAAQVLARYPRPRSALMPLLYLVQAEQGYVSADGIRLVADILGLTTAEVTAVATFYTMYRRRPCGRYLVGVCTNTLCAILGGDAIFDALREHLGIENGETTPDGAVTLEHIECNAACDYAPVVMVNWEFFDNQTPASARELVDRLRAGDPPMPTRGAPLRTFTEISQLLAGFPDDLADAGPSAGPASLAGLELARSRGEAAPPFPTENAPREEGA; via the coding sequence ATGACGGCGAACGGCGCAACGCCCGGCGGAGTGCCGCCCGCGCACGACGGCACGGGTGCGGCGGCGCACCGCACGCCGCTCATTGCCTTCGATCCGCGGCTGGGACCGGCGGCTGCCGCGGCGGATCCGCTGTCGGCCGACGCGCAGCAACGGATTCGGGAGCGGGCGGCGCAGGTCCTTGCGCGCTATCCGCGGCCGCGGTCGGCCCTCATGCCGTTGCTGTATCTCGTCCAGGCGGAGCAGGGGTACGTGTCCGCGGACGGCATTCGGCTTGTCGCGGACATTCTCGGCCTCACCACGGCGGAAGTCACTGCGGTCGCCACGTTCTACACCATGTACCGTCGCCGGCCGTGCGGAAGGTATCTCGTCGGGGTCTGCACGAACACGCTCTGCGCGATTCTCGGGGGTGATGCGATTTTCGACGCCCTCCGGGAGCATCTCGGCATCGAGAACGGGGAGACGACCCCGGACGGCGCGGTGACGCTCGAGCACATCGAATGCAACGCGGCGTGCGACTACGCGCCCGTCGTGATGGTGAACTGGGAGTTCTTCGACAATCAAACCCCGGCGAGTGCGCGCGAATTGGTCGACCGCCTGCGGGCCGGTGACCCGCCGATGCCGACCCGCGGTGCACCCCTGCGCACGTTCACGGAGATTTCGCAGCTTCTCGCCGGTTTTCCCGACGATTTGGCGGACGCCGGCCCGTCCGCAGGCCCGGCATCCCTCGCCGGCTTGGAGTTGGCCCGGTCACGGGGTGAGGCGGCGCCGCCGTTCCCCACCGAGAATGCGCCCCGGGAGGAGGGGGCATGA
- the nuoF gene encoding NADH-quinone oxidoreductase subunit NuoF yields MSFRLTPVLTATWGTDRSWTIDAYHQAGGYQALRKALAMSPDAVLQLVKDSGLRGRGGAGFPTGMKWGFIPQGDGKPHYLVVNADESEPGTCKDIPLLMATPHTLIEGAIIASYAIRAHQAFIYIRGEVVHVIRRLLRAVEEARAAGYLGRDILGSGFDLDITVHIGAGAYICGEETALLESLEGYRGQPRLRPPFPATAGLYGCPTVINNVETIASVPAIVRGGVEWYRSMGTEKSPGFKIFSLSGHVARPGQYEAPLGITLRELLDAAGGMREGHELKFWTPGGSSTPLFTAEHLDVPLDFEGPPQHGSMLGTTALQIFDETTCVVRAVKRWCEFYAHESCGKCTPCREGTFWYAQIFDRLEKGLGTAEDIETLLDLSDNILGRAFCALGDGATSPVTSSIQYFRDEYIAHYEQGGCPFDPVASTVFAGAGV; encoded by the coding sequence ATGAGTTTCCGGCTGACCCCTGTCTTGACGGCGACCTGGGGCACGGATCGGTCGTGGACGATCGACGCGTACCACCAGGCCGGCGGATATCAGGCGTTGCGCAAGGCTCTCGCGATGAGTCCGGACGCCGTGCTCCAACTGGTCAAGGACTCCGGCCTGCGCGGCCGGGGCGGCGCCGGTTTCCCCACAGGAATGAAGTGGGGATTCATCCCGCAGGGCGACGGAAAGCCGCACTACCTCGTCGTGAACGCTGACGAAAGTGAACCGGGGACGTGCAAGGACATTCCGCTGCTCATGGCCACCCCGCACACCCTGATTGAAGGCGCGATTATCGCCTCGTATGCGATCCGGGCGCACCAGGCCTTCATCTACATCCGCGGCGAGGTCGTGCACGTCATCCGCCGGTTGCTGCGTGCGGTGGAGGAGGCTCGCGCGGCGGGTTACCTGGGACGGGATATTCTCGGCTCCGGCTTCGACCTCGACATTACGGTGCACATTGGTGCCGGAGCGTACATTTGCGGGGAAGAGACGGCTCTGCTGGAATCGCTCGAAGGGTATCGCGGCCAGCCGCGGCTCCGCCCGCCGTTTCCCGCCACCGCTGGGTTGTACGGCTGCCCGACCGTCATCAACAATGTCGAGACGATCGCGAGCGTCCCGGCGATCGTCCGCGGCGGTGTCGAGTGGTACCGCTCGATGGGGACGGAAAAATCCCCCGGATTCAAGATTTTCTCGCTCTCCGGTCACGTCGCCCGGCCCGGCCAGTACGAGGCGCCGCTCGGAATCACCCTGCGTGAATTGCTGGACGCCGCCGGCGGCATGCGGGAGGGTCACGAATTGAAATTCTGGACTCCCGGGGGTTCCTCGACCCCGCTCTTCACCGCGGAACACCTCGATGTCCCGCTTGATTTTGAGGGACCGCCGCAGCACGGCTCGATGCTCGGCACCACCGCCCTGCAGATTTTCGACGAGACGACCTGCGTGGTCCGCGCCGTGAAGCGGTGGTGCGAGTTCTACGCGCACGAATCCTGCGGGAAATGCACGCCGTGCCGGGAAGGCACGTTCTGGTACGCGCAGATTTTCGACCGGCTGGAGAAAGGCCTCGGCACCGCTGAAGACATTGAGACCTTGCTCGATTTGTCGGACAACATCCTTGGGCGGGCGTTCTGCGCCCTCGGCGACGGCGCAACCAGTCCGGTGACCTCGTCGATTCAGTATTTCCGCGATGAGTACATCGCGCACTACGAGCAGGGCGGCTGCCCGTTTGACCCGGTGGCGTCGACAGTTTTCGCGGGAGCGGGTGTCTGA
- a CDS encoding NADH-quinone oxidoreductase subunit G — MTVTNERTTSTPAAPELVTLTIDGFEISVPKGTLVIRAAEMLGIQIPRFCEHPLLDPVGACRQCLVEVEGQRKPLASCTTTVTEGMVVRTQYTSPVAEKAQNGIIELLLINHPLDCPVCDKGGECPLQNQAMTNGYAESRFHDVKRTYPKPIAISAQVLLDRERCVLCTRCTRFAQQIAGDPFIEMFERSALEQVAVYEDQPFQSYFSGNTIQICPVGALTGTQYRFRARPFDLVSTPSICEHCASGCAQRNDHRRGKMLRRLAGSDADVNEEWNCDKGRWGYTYAFLSDRLETPLVRGSDGNLAPASWPEALQAAARGLAAARGRTGVLVGGRVSTEDAYGYGKFARVALETNDVDFRARPHSAEEAEFLAAVIAGRYLDVTYADLERAPAVLLAGFEAEEESPIVFLRLRKAALKRGTRVFSIAPLATHGLVKMSGRLLGCIPGGETGLLTALRDGVPPAPPSGVPPADFAADFAAAAELLRQPGSVVIVGERLAAVPGALTAAAALADTTGARIAWIPRRAGERGALEAGALPNLLPSGRRLSDPDEATPVALRWASSLPTRPGRDTAGMLRAALDGELTAFVVGGVDLDDLPDPEAAHAALQAAAFVVSLEQRRSAVMEYADVVFPVATAMEKSGTFLNWEGRSRPFEASFPEVGALSDYQVLNAIADAMDVHLGLPDLATVRAELAALAVDRTPGRAQVGSSYAAAEPARPGPGEAILATWHELLDRGRLMDGNPYLAATAKPVRAQLSPATAARLGVRSGRPITVSTARGSITVPAYVTPMVDDVVWLPTRSAEYQVYRSLGVPAGAVVAVRPADEGAQPGERG, encoded by the coding sequence ATGACGGTGACGAACGAACGAACGACATCGACGCCGGCGGCGCCGGAGCTGGTGACGCTCACCATTGACGGCTTTGAGATTTCGGTGCCGAAGGGCACCCTGGTCATCCGAGCCGCGGAGATGCTCGGCATTCAGATTCCGCGGTTCTGCGAGCACCCCCTTCTTGACCCGGTCGGCGCCTGCCGGCAGTGTCTGGTCGAGGTGGAAGGACAGCGAAAGCCGCTCGCCTCCTGCACGACGACGGTGACCGAGGGCATGGTGGTGCGCACCCAGTACACTTCGCCGGTCGCCGAGAAGGCCCAGAACGGCATCATTGAGCTGCTGCTCATCAACCACCCGCTGGATTGCCCGGTCTGCGACAAGGGCGGCGAGTGCCCGTTGCAGAACCAGGCGATGACCAACGGGTACGCCGAGTCCCGGTTCCATGACGTCAAACGCACCTATCCAAAACCGATCGCCATCTCCGCGCAGGTGCTGCTGGACCGCGAGCGGTGCGTCCTCTGCACGCGGTGCACCAGATTTGCGCAGCAAATCGCCGGCGATCCGTTCATCGAGATGTTCGAACGGTCGGCGCTCGAGCAAGTGGCGGTTTACGAGGATCAACCGTTCCAGTCGTACTTCTCCGGGAACACCATCCAGATTTGCCCGGTCGGTGCACTGACCGGGACGCAGTACCGTTTCCGCGCCCGCCCGTTCGACCTCGTGTCCACCCCGAGCATCTGCGAACACTGTGCCTCCGGCTGCGCCCAGCGCAATGACCACCGCCGCGGCAAGATGCTCCGCCGGCTCGCCGGCTCGGACGCCGACGTCAACGAAGAGTGGAACTGCGACAAGGGACGTTGGGGATACACCTACGCGTTCCTGAGTGACCGGTTGGAAACGCCTTTGGTGCGCGGCAGCGACGGGAATTTAGCCCCCGCATCGTGGCCGGAGGCGCTCCAGGCGGCCGCCCGAGGCTTGGCGGCGGCGCGGGGACGGACCGGCGTCCTCGTCGGCGGACGGGTCAGTACCGAAGATGCCTACGGGTACGGGAAATTTGCTCGCGTCGCGCTGGAGACCAACGACGTGGACTTCCGCGCCCGGCCGCACTCCGCCGAGGAAGCCGAGTTTCTCGCGGCGGTCATCGCCGGGCGGTACCTCGACGTCACCTATGCCGACCTGGAGAGGGCACCGGCCGTCCTCCTGGCCGGCTTTGAGGCCGAGGAGGAATCCCCCATCGTCTTCCTGCGGTTGCGGAAGGCCGCCCTGAAGCGGGGCACCCGCGTCTTCTCCATTGCTCCGCTGGCGACGCACGGGCTGGTGAAGATGTCCGGCCGGCTGCTCGGGTGCATCCCGGGCGGCGAAACGGGGTTGCTCACCGCTCTCCGGGACGGCGTCCCGCCGGCCCCGCCGTCCGGCGTCCCGCCGGCCGACTTCGCTGCGGATTTCGCCGCCGCAGCGGAGCTGCTCCGGCAGCCCGGGTCGGTCGTCATCGTCGGGGAACGGCTCGCCGCCGTCCCCGGTGCGCTCACCGCAGCCGCCGCCCTCGCCGACACGACCGGGGCACGCATTGCGTGGATTCCCCGCCGAGCCGGGGAGCGCGGCGCCCTGGAAGCGGGTGCGCTGCCCAACCTGCTGCCCAGCGGCCGGCGTCTCTCCGATCCGGATGAGGCGACTCCGGTCGCGCTCCGCTGGGCCTCGTCGCTGCCCACCCGCCCAGGCCGGGACACCGCCGGGATGCTGCGTGCGGCGCTCGACGGTGAACTCACCGCTTTTGTCGTCGGCGGCGTGGACCTCGACGACCTGCCGGATCCCGAGGCCGCCCATGCCGCCCTCCAGGCCGCTGCGTTCGTGGTGAGCCTCGAACAGCGGCGGAGTGCGGTGATGGAGTACGCCGACGTCGTCTTCCCGGTCGCCACGGCGATGGAGAAATCAGGGACATTCCTCAACTGGGAGGGTCGTTCTCGTCCGTTTGAGGCGTCCTTCCCGGAGGTCGGGGCGCTCTCGGACTATCAGGTGCTCAACGCCATCGCCGATGCGATGGACGTCCACCTCGGCCTGCCGGACCTGGCGACCGTGCGGGCGGAGCTTGCCGCACTGGCTGTCGACCGGACACCGGGTCGTGCGCAGGTCGGGTCGTCGTACGCCGCGGCGGAACCGGCCCGGCCTGGTCCGGGAGAGGCGATTCTCGCAACGTGGCACGAACTGCTGGACCGTGGCCGGCTGATGGACGGGAACCCGTACCTGGCCGCAACCGCGAAACCGGTGCGCGCGCAGCTTTCGCCTGCCACCGCGGCCCGGCTCGGTGTCCGATCCGGCCGCCCGATTACGGTATCCACGGCACGTGGTTCCATCACCGTGCCGGCGTACGTCACACCGATGGTCGACGATGTCGTGTGGCTGCCGACTCGATCAGCCGAGTACCAGGTGTACCGGTCCCTTGGCGTGCCCGCCGGGGCCGTGGTCGCCGTCCGGCCGGCTGATGAGGGCGCGCAGCCGGGGGAGAGGGGCTGA
- the nuoH gene encoding NADH-quinone oxidoreductase subunit NuoH has protein sequence MTVTTLGHPLAPVFAAAPLSPPTHRDIWWLIIVKTLGVFAFLVLATLFMIWAERRVVARMQQRIGPNRVGPFGLLQSLADGLKLALKEDIVPTLADKAVFILAPVISATPAFLAFAVIPFGPTVSIAGHHTNLQLTDLPVAVLFVLAMSSLGVYGIVLAGWSSGSPYPLLGGVRSAAQVVSYEIAMGLSFVGVFLYSGSLSTSDIVAAQAHRWGILWAGVSFAVYAIAMVGETNRAPFDLPEGETEIVGGFHTEYTSLKFALFYLAEYINMVTVSALMTTLFLGGWRAPWPLSLWSQANVGWWPVLWFLIKLGIVLFVFIWLRGTLPRFRYDQFMQFGWKVLIPVNLTWILVEAAIRVVNVSNWRVWVIPFAIFLALVAVGTYVADLVRQRSEVGDGGPILGPALVPNPDSPYPIPPLPGQRPLVGVLEARTDDFPVGSAAEPRNGGDGDA, from the coding sequence GTGACCGTGACGACGTTAGGACACCCGCTCGCCCCGGTGTTCGCGGCCGCCCCGTTATCCCCGCCGACGCATCGGGACATCTGGTGGTTAATCATCGTCAAGACGCTCGGTGTCTTCGCATTTCTCGTGCTGGCGACGCTTTTCATGATCTGGGCGGAGCGGCGGGTCGTCGCCCGGATGCAGCAGCGCATCGGCCCGAACCGGGTTGGGCCGTTCGGGCTCCTGCAGAGTCTGGCCGACGGCCTGAAGCTTGCCTTGAAAGAAGACATCGTGCCGACGCTGGCCGACAAGGCGGTGTTCATTCTTGCGCCGGTTATTTCGGCGACGCCGGCGTTTCTTGCCTTTGCCGTCATTCCATTCGGCCCCACCGTCTCCATCGCCGGGCATCACACGAATCTGCAGCTCACCGACCTGCCGGTTGCCGTCCTGTTCGTCCTTGCGATGAGCTCACTTGGCGTGTACGGGATTGTGCTGGCCGGCTGGTCGTCCGGCTCACCGTACCCGCTGCTGGGCGGTGTACGGTCGGCCGCTCAGGTGGTGAGCTATGAAATTGCGATGGGGCTGTCGTTCGTCGGGGTTTTCTTGTACTCGGGTTCGCTGTCGACGTCCGACATCGTCGCCGCCCAGGCCCATCGGTGGGGGATTCTCTGGGCCGGGGTCTCCTTCGCCGTCTACGCCATCGCCATGGTCGGTGAGACGAACCGGGCGCCGTTCGACCTGCCGGAAGGCGAGACGGAAATTGTCGGCGGTTTCCACACCGAGTACACGTCGCTGAAATTCGCCCTCTTCTACTTGGCCGAGTACATCAACATGGTCACCGTGTCGGCGTTGATGACCACGCTCTTCCTCGGCGGCTGGCGGGCGCCGTGGCCGCTGTCGCTCTGGTCGCAGGCAAACGTCGGCTGGTGGCCGGTGCTGTGGTTCCTCATCAAATTGGGCATCGTGCTCTTCGTCTTCATCTGGCTTCGGGGCACGCTGCCGCGGTTCCGTTACGACCAGTTCATGCAGTTCGGATGGAAGGTGCTCATTCCCGTCAACCTGACGTGGATTCTGGTCGAGGCGGCCATCCGGGTGGTGAACGTGAGCAATTGGCGGGTCTGGGTCATCCCGTTCGCCATATTCCTCGCCCTCGTCGCCGTCGGCACGTACGTCGCCGATCTGGTGCGTCAACGCTCCGAAGTCGGTGACGGCGGCCCGATCCTCGGGCCGGCCCTGGTGCCGAACCCCGACAGCCCTTACCCGATTCCCCCGCTTCCCGGTCAACGTCCACTCGTCGGAGTGCTGGAGGCTCGAACGGACGATTTCCCTGTGGGATCGGCTGCGGAACCGCGGAACGGAGGTGACGGCGATGCCTAA
- the nuoI gene encoding NADH-quinone oxidoreductase subunit NuoI, producing the protein MPNILPGPLRGFGVTFGTMFRRVTTEQYPDEKKPTMPRYHGRHVLNRHPDGLEKCIGCELCAWACPADAIYVEGADNTEEERYSPGERYGRVYQINYLRCIFCGYCIEACPTRALTMSNEYELADDNRADLIYTKEQLLAPLAPGMEPPPHPMRLGDTKDYYRGTPAAHMLSGEDDAASETTLDRSDDHSATYEEAERP; encoded by the coding sequence ATGCCTAACATACTTCCCGGGCCGCTCCGCGGCTTTGGCGTCACATTCGGCACGATGTTCCGCCGGGTGACCACTGAGCAGTATCCGGACGAGAAGAAGCCGACGATGCCGCGCTACCACGGGCGGCACGTGCTCAACCGGCACCCGGACGGTTTAGAGAAATGCATCGGGTGTGAGCTCTGCGCCTGGGCGTGTCCCGCGGACGCCATTTACGTGGAGGGCGCCGACAACACCGAAGAGGAGCGCTACTCTCCGGGCGAGCGGTACGGCCGGGTGTATCAGATCAACTATTTGCGGTGCATTTTCTGCGGGTACTGCATCGAGGCATGTCCGACGCGGGCGCTCACGATGAGCAACGAGTACGAACTCGCCGACGACAACCGCGCGGACCTCATCTACACGAAGGAGCAGCTGCTGGCTCCGCTGGCGCCGGGGATGGAACCGCCACCGCACCCGATGCGGCTCGGGGACACCAAGGACTATTACCGGGGCACGCCGGCGGCTCACATGCTGAGCGGTGAGGACGACGCTGCGTCGGAGACGACGCTGGACCGGAGCGACGACCACTCCGCGACGTACGAGGAAGCGGAACGCCCATGA
- a CDS encoding NADH-quinone oxidoreductase subunit J, whose amino-acid sequence MNATTLAAMHTSGTEAALFWVLGPIAVLAALGVVFARHTVHAALLLGGVMLIFAIFYAAQDAPLIAFVQIIVYTGAVMMLFLFVLMLIGVDTKERLVETLRGQRLATVFAGIGFLLLLLAGLGNAAIGTSAGLHQANYPTNAVGQVQTGGNIYQVAKLLFTRYVFAFEVTSALLITAALGAMVLAHRQRVGRRRTQYEMMRDRFRRGAHPTPLPGPGVYARHNAVDTPALLPDGSFAELSVPSRIREISEEQGRRPVPSSLGAGPASASGEEEPR is encoded by the coding sequence ATGAACGCGACGACTCTCGCGGCGATGCACACCTCGGGCACCGAGGCGGCGCTCTTCTGGGTACTCGGCCCGATTGCCGTACTCGCCGCCCTTGGTGTGGTCTTCGCCCGCCACACGGTGCACGCCGCCCTGCTGCTCGGCGGCGTCATGCTGATTTTCGCGATTTTCTACGCCGCGCAGGACGCCCCACTCATCGCGTTCGTCCAAATCATCGTGTACACCGGCGCCGTGATGATGCTCTTTCTCTTCGTTCTCATGCTCATCGGCGTCGACACCAAGGAACGGCTCGTCGAAACACTCCGCGGGCAGCGGCTGGCGACCGTCTTCGCCGGGATCGGTTTTCTCCTGCTTCTGCTCGCCGGACTCGGCAATGCGGCGATTGGAACCAGTGCGGGCCTGCACCAGGCGAATTATCCGACCAACGCCGTCGGCCAGGTGCAGACCGGAGGGAACATCTACCAGGTGGCGAAACTGCTGTTCACCCGGTACGTCTTCGCGTTCGAAGTCACCAGCGCCCTGCTGATTACCGCGGCATTGGGGGCCATGGTCCTTGCCCATCGCCAGCGGGTCGGCCGGCGCCGCACCCAGTACGAGATGATGCGGGACCGCTTCCGGCGCGGTGCGCATCCGACTCCGCTGCCGGGTCCGGGCGTGTACGCCCGGCACAACGCCGTTGACACGCCCGCGCTGCTCCCCGACGGATCGTTCGCCGAACTCAGCGTGCCGAGCCGGATCCGTGAGATCAGTGAGGAGCAGGGACGCCGGCCGGTCCCGTCATCCCTTGGCGCCGGTCCGGCATCGGCGTCCGGTGAGGAGGAACCGCGATGA
- the nuoK gene encoding NADH-quinone oxidoreductase subunit NuoK, with protein sequence MSPMYYLYLSAVLFTLGAVGVLLRRNAIIVFMCVELMLNAANLALVTFSRINGNLDGQVMAFFVMVVAAAEVVVGLAIIVAIFRTRRSASVDDANLLKY encoded by the coding sequence ATGAGCCCCATGTACTACCTGTACCTGTCGGCCGTGCTCTTCACCCTGGGCGCCGTCGGCGTGCTGCTCCGCCGCAACGCCATCATCGTGTTCATGTGCGTGGAGTTGATGCTCAACGCGGCGAATCTCGCGTTGGTGACGTTCTCCCGGATCAACGGCAATTTGGACGGGCAGGTGATGGCCTTCTTCGTCATGGTGGTCGCCGCCGCCGAAGTGGTGGTCGGCCTCGCCATCATCGTCGCTATCTTCCGGACGAGACGGTCCGCGTCGGTCGACGACGCGAATCTGCTGAAGTACTGA